The following are encoded in a window of Fischerella sp. PCC 9605 genomic DNA:
- a CDS encoding HAD family hydrolase, translating to MPKLLPLSQIQAGDRFGNIRLIATDMDGTLTVAGKFTSQLLQAFEDLATAGIKVLIVTGRSAGWVSGIASYLPIVGAIAENGGLFYHYNSEKSVALTPIANIVNHRQQLAVFFEQLRRKFPHLQESTDNRFRITDWTFDVTGLSTNEIQTLANLCQQMGWGFTYSSVQCHIKPLQQDKAVGLLQVLQKYFPRYAPQEVVTVGDSPNDESLFDESCFPMSVGVANVLEYAQRLHHQPVYVTAAAEGEGFCELARLLVEASLK from the coding sequence ATGCCCAAACTCCTGCCTCTATCTCAGATTCAAGCTGGCGATCGCTTTGGCAATATTCGTCTGATTGCTACAGATATGGATGGAACTTTGACTGTGGCAGGCAAGTTTACTAGCCAACTGTTGCAAGCTTTTGAAGATTTAGCAACTGCTGGTATAAAGGTGCTGATTGTGACTGGACGGAGTGCGGGATGGGTAAGTGGAATCGCAAGTTACCTACCGATCGTTGGGGCGATCGCCGAAAATGGTGGTTTATTCTATCACTACAATAGTGAGAAATCAGTAGCCTTAACGCCCATTGCTAATATCGTTAACCATCGCCAACAACTAGCTGTATTTTTTGAGCAATTACGCCGAAAATTTCCCCATCTCCAAGAATCAACTGACAATCGCTTTCGGATCACCGACTGGACTTTTGATGTTACCGGATTGAGTACAAATGAGATCCAAACCCTAGCAAATCTCTGTCAGCAAATGGGTTGGGGATTTACTTACAGTAGCGTGCAGTGTCACATCAAACCTTTGCAGCAAGATAAGGCAGTTGGGTTATTGCAGGTATTGCAGAAATACTTTCCCCGCTACGCCCCACAGGAAGTTGTTACTGTTGGTGATAGTCCTAATGATGAAAGTTTATTTGATGAGAGTTGTTTTCCTATGTCTGTTGGTGTAGCGAACGTGTTGGAGTATGCACAAAGGTTGCACCATCAGCCTGTTTATGTGACAGCTGCTGCGGAAGGGGAAGGATTTTGCGAACTGGCGCGATTGCTTGTAGAGGCAAGTTTGAAATGA
- a CDS encoding DevA family ABC transporter ATP-binding protein gives MIKEPVISIQHLNHYYGKGALRRQILFDISLEIYPGEIVLMTGPSGSGKTTLLSLIGGLRSVQEGSLRFLGEELYRASQTKLVNLRRKIGYIFQAHNLLEFLTARQNVQMAVELNKYISQQEAIAKSERILRAVGLGPRINYYPDSLSGGQKQRIAIARALVNSPALVLADEPTAALDKQSGRDVVELMQRLAKEQGTSILLVTHDNRILDIADRIVEMEDGVLVRQSQTAFVSSEPGARNKN, from the coding sequence ATGATAAAAGAACCTGTAATTTCTATTCAACATCTCAACCACTATTACGGCAAAGGTGCACTGAGGAGACAAATTTTATTTGATATTAGTTTGGAAATTTATCCAGGAGAAATTGTACTCATGACTGGTCCATCAGGATCGGGTAAAACAACGTTACTAAGTTTGATCGGTGGTTTGCGGTCTGTTCAAGAAGGAAGTTTAAGGTTTTTAGGTGAAGAATTATATAGAGCTAGCCAAACAAAATTAGTCAATCTTCGGCGTAAGATTGGTTATATTTTTCAAGCTCACAACTTATTGGAGTTCTTAACCGCAAGGCAAAATGTGCAAATGGCGGTAGAACTGAATAAGTATATTTCTCAGCAAGAAGCTATTGCGAAATCAGAAAGAATATTGAGGGCTGTTGGTTTAGGGCCACGAATTAACTATTACCCAGATAGTCTTTCTGGGGGACAAAAACAAAGAATAGCGATCGCCCGCGCCTTGGTAAATAGTCCCGCACTAGTGTTAGCAGACGAACCCACAGCAGCTTTAGACAAACAATCAGGACGGGATGTTGTGGAATTGATGCAGCGTCTTGCCAAGGAACAGGGAACTTCTATTTTGTTGGTGACTCACGATAACCGTATTTTAGACATAGCCGATCGCATTGTGGAAATGGAAGACGGTGTTCTAGTCCGTCAGTCTCAAACTGCATTTGTAAGTTCCGAGCCAGGAGCGAGAAACAAAAACTAA
- a CDS encoding DUF2808 domain-containing protein, whose protein sequence is MQLLKWLQAGLLTGTLAVSLGSVGVLSESVQAQESQVSITSTAGSTFRLLDAKASEQSVDTRNTMYYFTLSLPKDASPLERVTILQVGGRNLVEYNKDRIGAFVNRQRGQQVPLREIKINPKSQEVTVVFARPLQPGQIVTVNIGPFENPQTDGNYLFSVKAFPEGDTSGQLVGYARLRFVR, encoded by the coding sequence ATGCAGCTTCTCAAGTGGTTACAAGCCGGTTTGCTCACAGGCACGCTAGCAGTTTCGTTAGGCTCTGTGGGAGTTTTAAGCGAGTCTGTACAAGCACAAGAATCTCAAGTTAGCATAACCTCCACTGCTGGTTCTACTTTTCGTTTACTTGATGCCAAAGCTAGCGAACAAAGTGTTGACACTCGCAACACAATGTACTATTTCACGCTCAGCCTACCAAAAGACGCCTCACCCTTAGAAAGGGTAACAATTCTCCAAGTAGGAGGCAGAAATCTGGTTGAATACAACAAAGACAGAATCGGGGCATTTGTGAATCGCCAACGCGGACAACAAGTTCCTCTCAGAGAAATCAAGATCAATCCGAAGTCACAAGAAGTCACAGTAGTGTTTGCGCGTCCACTTCAGCCTGGTCAAATAGTAACTGTCAATATCGGTCCGTTTGAGAATCCTCAAACTGATGGAAATTATTTGTTTAGTGTCAAAGCTTTTCCTGAAGGCGATACTAGTGGGCAATTAGTTGGTTACGCACGCTTGCGCTTTGTTAGATAA
- a CDS encoding PEP-CTERM sorting domain-containing protein, whose product MRRIGMLFLSVFSVVLGTAQSSLAFSVAVFGDNSIDDFVNTQSGFSATLVTDAQLATAGFLDAFDAFIYTRDGASFGTGLSAPAAANVKSFVTGNVVLFMTDLADKIGAGAPQGEDPLANKALLNSLSFATKNGKGFIGEFNGAGFALSQNTSGFSGQSLELVPGTFTGLGNNITQPFNIVQSTHPVTAGLPNPWTSSGGQDFLASSTGVPSELIVAKGPAGAADQFPTIVASRSEPVPEPLTMSGTALAAGMGWLMKRKLTQSQKAKV is encoded by the coding sequence ATGCGTCGTATAGGGATGCTTTTTTTGAGTGTTTTTTCTGTAGTTTTGGGTACAGCTCAATCCTCCTTAGCATTTAGCGTTGCTGTTTTTGGCGACAATTCGATAGACGACTTTGTAAACACTCAATCAGGATTCAGTGCCACACTCGTTACTGATGCCCAATTAGCAACCGCAGGATTCCTAGATGCCTTCGATGCTTTTATTTACACACGCGATGGTGCGTCATTTGGCACTGGTCTTTCTGCTCCTGCTGCTGCCAACGTCAAATCCTTCGTTACCGGAAATGTCGTGCTATTTATGACTGACTTGGCAGACAAAATCGGAGCGGGTGCACCACAAGGAGAAGACCCATTAGCTAACAAAGCACTTTTGAACTCTTTATCTTTTGCAACGAAGAACGGCAAAGGTTTCATAGGAGAATTCAATGGAGCTGGATTTGCCTTAAGTCAAAACACATCAGGTTTTAGCGGTCAGTCATTGGAGCTAGTACCAGGGACATTTACAGGTTTAGGTAACAATATTACACAACCATTTAACATTGTCCAATCCACTCATCCAGTCACCGCAGGACTACCCAACCCTTGGACATCGAGTGGTGGTCAAGATTTCTTAGCCAGTTCTACAGGGGTTCCTTCCGAACTCATCGTTGCAAAAGGCCCAGCAGGGGCAGCAGATCAATTTCCTACAATTGTGGCGAGTCGCAGTGAACCCGTTCCCGAACCCCTAACCATGAGCGGCACAGCCCTTGCTGCTGGTATGGGCTGGCTGATGAAGAGAAAGCTAACACAGTCGCAAAAAGCTAAAGTTTAA
- a CDS encoding iron uptake porin: MSLIFILSNSTLANEAPASETTSNQLVPAQPKGSKEPDERMAQLTSVSQLADVQPTDWAFQALQSLVERYGCIAGYPDRTYRGDRTLTRYEFAAGLNACLERINQLIQAATDKTFTEEDMNILQRLQNEFAAELVSLQNQIDNLEVRTAQLEASPSFSTTSLFNAEAIIAVSGFGGSDVDDNFILSNRATLNFDTSFIGQDRLRVGIEARNTPDFADVTDTNMSKLSFAGDNDNNFEISALLYEFNLSPEALVYLAAAGGGFTGFTPSLNAPLSSSSIGAVSNFGVESRIYGLNGGGTGIGFQYLFGRVARLSVGYLSAEANDPDVGIGGDAYGAIAQLTLQPTIDFAAALTYVHAYNVSPGAGAGSANAENPFDDAATSVNAYGLETSYRISPSFNLSGWLGLIDAHAESDPNKGSDATILTWAVGLAFTDFLGRGGDLLGVIFGQPPKVIANDIAGREDPDTSLHFEAFYRYQITDRFYITPGFFVVTNPEHNTDNDTIYVGTLRTTFLF; encoded by the coding sequence TTGAGTCTCATTTTTATTCTCAGCAATAGCACTCTTGCCAATGAGGCTCCTGCAAGTGAGACAACTTCAAATCAACTAGTTCCTGCTCAGCCTAAGGGTAGCAAAGAACCCGACGAAAGGATGGCTCAGCTAACTTCCGTCTCTCAGCTTGCGGATGTACAGCCAACCGACTGGGCATTTCAAGCTTTGCAATCGCTGGTAGAGCGCTATGGTTGTATTGCTGGCTATCCCGATCGCACTTATAGAGGTGACAGAACTCTGACTCGCTACGAGTTTGCAGCTGGATTGAATGCCTGTCTAGAGCGCATCAATCAGTTGATTCAGGCAGCGACAGACAAAACCTTCACTGAAGAAGATATGAACATTTTGCAGCGATTGCAAAATGAGTTTGCAGCAGAATTAGTCAGTTTACAAAATCAGATAGACAATCTGGAGGTACGTACAGCCCAGTTGGAAGCGTCGCCTTCATTCTCTACAACGAGCCTATTTAACGCAGAAGCGATAATTGCTGTGAGTGGATTTGGGGGCAGCGATGTCGATGATAATTTTATCCTGAGCAATCGCGCCACCTTAAACTTCGACACCAGTTTCATCGGGCAAGATCGTCTGAGAGTCGGCATAGAAGCAAGAAATACTCCCGATTTTGCTGATGTCACCGACACCAATATGTCTAAATTGAGCTTTGCAGGAGACAACGACAACAATTTTGAAATAAGTGCGCTTCTGTATGAGTTCAATCTCAGTCCGGAGGCGTTGGTTTACCTTGCAGCTGCGGGGGGTGGCTTCACTGGCTTTACTCCTTCACTCAATGCCCCCCTTAGCAGTAGCAGTATTGGTGCGGTTTCTAACTTTGGCGTTGAATCTCGGATTTACGGCCTGAATGGTGGCGGTACTGGGATTGGGTTTCAATATCTATTCGGTAGAGTAGCGAGGTTATCTGTAGGATATTTATCGGCAGAAGCTAACGATCCTGATGTGGGAATTGGCGGTGATGCTTATGGAGCGATCGCCCAATTAACCCTACAGCCAACGATAGATTTTGCTGCGGCTTTGACTTATGTTCATGCCTATAACGTCAGTCCAGGTGCTGGTGCTGGCAGCGCTAATGCCGAAAACCCCTTTGATGATGCTGCCACAAGCGTAAATGCTTATGGTTTAGAAACTTCTTATCGGATCAGCCCTTCTTTTAACCTTTCGGGTTGGTTAGGTTTAATAGACGCTCATGCTGAATCCGATCCAAATAAAGGCAGCGATGCGACTATTTTGACTTGGGCTGTAGGCTTAGCTTTTACTGACTTTTTAGGTCGAGGAGGCGACTTATTGGGGGTTATTTTTGGTCAACCACCGAAAGTGATTGCGAATGACATTGCCGGACGCGAAGATCCGGACACTTCTTTACATTTTGAAGCTTTCTATCGCTACCAAATTACAGACAGATTTTACATCACTCCTGGCTTTTTTGTAGTTACGAATCCGGAGCACAATACCGACAATGACACTATTTATGTAGGAACGCTCCGAACCACTTTTCTGTTCTAA
- a CDS encoding carbohydrate ABC transporter permease — protein sequence MTNLHTLRGREQRTAWILLTPALLLLLFVFAYPILRAFWLSVFTRNLGTELQPVFSGLDNYVRMAGDGRFWQSLWATTVFTTASVVSELLLGLLIALVLNQAFFGRGVVRTIAILPWALPTALIGLAWAWIFNDQFGVVNDILRRLGLIETGINWLGDPTLAMIAVIFADVWKTTPFISILLLAGLQSIPKDLYEAYSVDGANAWQNFRNITLPLLLPQILIAVLFRFAQAFGIFDLIAVMTGGGPGGATEVVSLYIYSTVMRYLDFGYGAALVVVTFLILIAAVAIASFLLNKYRARTGAI from the coding sequence ATGACTAATTTACATACACTCCGAGGTCGGGAACAACGGACAGCATGGATCTTACTTACACCCGCATTACTGCTGCTGTTGTTTGTATTTGCCTACCCGATTTTACGAGCATTCTGGTTAAGTGTATTTACTAGGAACCTGGGAACGGAGTTACAACCCGTATTCTCTGGTTTGGACAATTATGTGCGGATGGCGGGGGATGGTCGTTTCTGGCAGAGTTTATGGGCAACGACCGTGTTCACAACAGCATCCGTTGTCTCAGAACTACTGCTAGGACTCTTGATTGCCCTAGTTCTCAATCAGGCGTTTTTTGGACGGGGCGTAGTGCGTACGATCGCCATTTTACCTTGGGCTTTGCCTACCGCTCTGATTGGTCTGGCATGGGCTTGGATTTTTAACGACCAGTTTGGGGTTGTGAACGATATTCTGCGGCGGCTGGGACTGATTGAGACTGGGATTAACTGGTTGGGAGATCCAACGCTAGCAATGATCGCAGTGATTTTTGCTGATGTTTGGAAAACTACGCCCTTTATCAGTATCCTGCTGTTGGCTGGCTTGCAGTCGATACCAAAAGACCTCTATGAAGCCTACTCGGTCGATGGGGCAAACGCTTGGCAAAACTTCCGCAATATTACCTTGCCGCTGCTGTTGCCACAAATTCTCATCGCAGTGCTATTTCGCTTTGCTCAAGCTTTCGGGATTTTCGACTTGATTGCTGTGATGACCGGGGGTGGCCCTGGTGGTGCTACAGAAGTCGTGTCATTGTACATCTACTCTACAGTGATGCGCTACTTAGATTTTGGTTATGGAGCAGCCCTCGTAGTGGTGACATTTTTGATCTTGATTGCTGCGGTGGCGATCGCTAGTTTCTTGCTTAACAAATACCGTGCCAGAACAGGAGCCATTTAA
- the devC gene encoding ABC transporter permease DevC, translating to MFGDKLPLAWLQLKREKTRLAVALAGIAFADILMFMQLGFRDSLYYSNVRFHNSLQGDIVLTNPKSSALLSMKSFSQRRLYKALDLQAVKSVHPIYLDYTSWKNPVTGIPRNLLVIGINPASNILKMPGIEENLDKLKLPDVVLYDRSSRQEYGPIATTFDQGNLVTAEVRRRLIKVGGLFTLGASFGADGNLVTSDLNFLRIFNNRQRGLIDIGLIRLKPGADATVVAKDLRNYLPPDVKVLTKQEFIDQERNFWASSTAIGFIFTLGTIMGFIVGTVIVYQILYTEVADHLVEYATLKAIGYAQKYLLIVILQEALILALLGYIPGFAFSLFLYQRAREATLLPVFMTFTRALQVLILTILMCFISGAIAVRKLRYADPADIF from the coding sequence ATGTTTGGCGATAAATTACCTTTAGCATGGCTACAACTAAAGCGAGAAAAAACACGCCTCGCTGTGGCACTTGCAGGAATTGCCTTTGCTGACATTTTGATGTTTATGCAACTCGGTTTTCGAGATTCTTTGTATTACAGTAATGTTCGTTTTCATAACAGTTTGCAGGGTGACATAGTTTTAACCAATCCTAAATCTAGCGCCTTACTGTCTATGAAAAGTTTTTCTCAGCGACGGCTTTATAAGGCTTTAGATTTACAAGCAGTCAAATCCGTACATCCTATATATTTGGACTACACGAGTTGGAAAAATCCCGTCACTGGCATCCCTCGCAACCTACTTGTAATTGGTATAAATCCAGCATCTAATATCTTAAAAATGCCAGGTATTGAGGAAAATTTAGATAAACTTAAATTACCAGATGTGGTTTTATACGATAGGTCTTCTCGACAGGAATACGGACCAATTGCTACTACATTTGACCAAGGTAATCTTGTAACAGCAGAAGTCAGGAGAAGGCTAATCAAAGTAGGAGGATTATTTACTCTAGGTGCATCATTTGGCGCAGACGGTAATTTAGTGACTAGCGATCTTAACTTTTTACGAATATTCAATAATCGCCAGCGGGGATTAATTGATATCGGTCTGATTAGATTAAAACCGGGAGCAGATGCAACAGTTGTTGCTAAAGACTTGAGGAATTATTTACCTCCAGATGTGAAAGTTTTAACCAAACAAGAATTTATTGACCAAGAAAGAAATTTCTGGGCAAGTAGTACGGCAATTGGCTTTATCTTCACTTTAGGAACAATCATGGGCTTCATTGTCGGAACTGTGATTGTTTATCAAATACTTTATACCGAAGTGGCAGATCATTTAGTTGAATATGCCACTCTCAAAGCAATAGGTTATGCACAAAAATATTTACTGATTGTGATTCTGCAAGAAGCTTTGATTTTGGCTCTTTTAGGATATATACCAGGATTTGCTTTTTCTTTATTTTTGTATCAAAGAGCGAGAGAAGCAACACTATTACCAGTATTTATGACCTTTACACGCGCTCTACAAGTGCTAATTTTGACGATTTTAATGTGTTTTATTTCTGGTGCGATCGCCGTACGTAAATTGCGATATGCTGACCCAGCGGACATTTTTTAA
- a CDS encoding RNA-guided endonuclease InsQ/TnpB family protein gives MTDKLTATATPTPVLTPDAPDMENTVGIDMGLKSFLVTDAGAGVKIPQHYRKAEKRLKRLQRSLSRKHRGSLRRRSAIKRVSKAHLKVSNQRKDFHYKTANKLLSQGKHVAHEKLNIKGIARTRLAKSTHDAGWGQFLQILSIKAERAGLLAIAVNPNGTSQSCSRCGAKVPKTLLDRLHVCPECGLTLLRDHNAAINIKYLAVGHSVNKAQVTSDAVAGVTEKPTLMLTHTV, from the coding sequence ATGACAGATAAGCTCACTGCCACAGCAACGCCAACACCTGTTCTTACGCCTGACGCGCCAGATATGGAAAATACCGTCGGGATTGATATGGGCTTGAAGTCGTTTCTGGTAACAGATGCGGGTGCAGGGGTGAAAATTCCGCAGCACTATCGGAAAGCAGAGAAACGCCTGAAACGGTTGCAGCGTTCACTGTCTCGTAAACACAGAGGCTCCTTACGCCGACGGAGCGCGATTAAACGAGTGTCTAAGGCACACCTGAAAGTCTCAAATCAACGGAAAGACTTTCACTACAAAACCGCTAATAAGCTTTTATCTCAAGGCAAGCACGTTGCACATGAAAAGCTGAACATCAAAGGGATTGCTAGAACGAGACTGGCAAAATCGACACATGACGCTGGATGGGGTCAATTCCTGCAAATTCTTTCAATCAAGGCTGAAAGAGCCGGATTGCTTGCCATTGCGGTGAATCCAAACGGCACAAGTCAGAGCTGCTCTAGATGCGGTGCAAAAGTTCCGAAAACCCTCTTGGACAGGCTTCACGTCTGTCCTGAGTGTGGGCTGACGCTCTTACGTGACCACAATGCAGCAATCAATATCAAATATTTGGCGGTAGGGCATTCCGTCAATAAAGCTCAGGTAACGTCCGATGCAGTAGCAGGAGTCACTGAGAAGCCTACACTGATGCTGACGCATACAGTGTAG
- a CDS encoding ABC transporter substrate-binding protein, with product MLYRKPINKLQKFIQKQSFLHIGVFLATLLGIILFSWVALSQRPVTLNMLITAPDAQPWRQGLIRDFEAKNPGIRINLVEGPNATNLLEDLYTSSFILGESPYDLVNMDVIWTPKFAAARWLLPLDDRISKEELAAFSPKDVEGGRYQDKLYRIPMRSDVGMLYYREDLIKEAGLKPPETFEDLMRISQTLQKKDEVNWGYVWQGRQYEGLVAMFVEVLDGFGGFWVNPDTLEVGLDRPETLRAIEFLRSTVREGVSPPGVTTYQEEDTRRLFQSGQVAFLRSWPYAWPLAQAKGSPIQGKIAIKPMVHAPGKTGAACLGGWGLGIAKTSRHPEEAWKAIQYFTSKEAQRRFILTAGFVPSRRDLFTDPEIVAKYPHYPQLLEVVDNAVLRPPIAQYAQTSDILQRYLSAALAGRMNPERAMQAAAAETRRLLGTRG from the coding sequence ATGTTGTACCGAAAGCCAATCAACAAGCTGCAAAAATTCATACAAAAACAAAGTTTTTTGCATATAGGGGTTTTTCTGGCAACTCTGTTGGGTATCATATTGTTCAGTTGGGTAGCACTCTCGCAGCGACCAGTTACCCTCAATATGTTAATTACTGCCCCTGATGCCCAACCTTGGAGACAGGGTTTGATTAGAGACTTCGAGGCTAAGAACCCAGGCATTCGCATTAACCTTGTTGAAGGGCCCAATGCCACAAATTTGCTCGAAGACCTGTATACTTCATCTTTTATCTTGGGTGAATCCCCTTATGACCTGGTCAATATGGACGTCATCTGGACACCCAAGTTTGCTGCTGCTAGATGGTTGCTACCCCTAGACGATCGCATTTCCAAAGAGGAGTTGGCAGCATTTTCACCTAAGGATGTAGAGGGGGGACGCTATCAGGACAAGCTGTACCGAATCCCCATGCGTTCCGACGTGGGAATGCTCTACTACCGGGAAGATTTAATCAAAGAAGCAGGATTGAAACCGCCAGAAACCTTTGAGGACTTGATGCGAATCTCCCAAACCTTGCAAAAGAAAGACGAGGTGAATTGGGGCTATGTTTGGCAGGGTCGCCAATATGAAGGACTCGTGGCGATGTTTGTGGAAGTCCTCGATGGCTTTGGTGGCTTCTGGGTTAATCCCGACACGCTCGAAGTAGGACTAGATCGACCAGAAACCTTACGAGCTATTGAGTTTCTGCGTAGTACCGTCAGGGAAGGTGTTTCTCCTCCTGGAGTTACGACCTACCAAGAAGAAGACACCCGGCGCTTGTTCCAAAGTGGTCAAGTGGCGTTTTTACGGAGCTGGCCCTATGCATGGCCTTTAGCCCAGGCAAAAGGTTCGCCAATCCAAGGCAAAATTGCGATTAAACCGATGGTTCATGCTCCTGGTAAGACTGGGGCAGCTTGCCTAGGGGGCTGGGGTTTAGGGATTGCTAAAACTTCTAGACATCCCGAAGAGGCTTGGAAAGCAATTCAGTATTTTACCAGTAAAGAGGCACAGCGCCGATTCATTTTGACTGCGGGCTTTGTACCAAGTCGCCGGGATTTGTTTACAGACCCAGAGATTGTTGCCAAATACCCCCACTATCCACAGTTACTGGAGGTCGTGGACAATGCAGTTTTACGTCCGCCGATCGCCCAATACGCTCAGACCTCAGATATTTTGCAGCGTTATCTCAGTGCCGCGCTAGCCGGCCGGATGAATCCTGAACGAGCAATGCAAGCTGCTGCTGCTGAAACGCGCCGACTGCTAGGTACTAGGGGCTAG
- a CDS encoding carbohydrate ABC transporter permease, with protein MSVTPQAPPATPKRTEGTRFSWKKILLPIAIALVVLFSLAPALWQLLTSFKVNEDIAAVPTVYFPTRFTFNHYIELFTRRPFWRYIFNSAFVSITSTALALAIGAPAAYALARLRPWGGRVILASVLIVTLFPGILLFLGLLEVIQALRLGNNYLALIIPYTAINLPLTILVLRSFFQQLPKDLEDSARVDGYNTFQLLWQIVLPMTLPALVTTGILTFIFAWNEFIFALTFMTREELKTIPVAAAQLGGATVYEIPYGPIAAATVVGTLPLVLLVLFFQRRIVQGLTAGAVKG; from the coding sequence ATGAGTGTAACTCCACAAGCACCTCCGGCGACCCCAAAACGAACAGAGGGAACCAGGTTTTCTTGGAAGAAAATCTTGCTGCCAATAGCAATTGCATTAGTAGTGCTATTCAGCTTAGCGCCAGCCCTATGGCAATTGCTGACCTCGTTTAAAGTGAATGAAGATATTGCCGCCGTTCCTACTGTCTATTTCCCGACGCGATTCACTTTCAATCACTACATTGAGTTATTCACCCGTCGCCCATTTTGGCGCTACATCTTCAACAGCGCCTTTGTGTCGATTACTTCTACAGCTTTAGCTTTAGCGATCGGAGCACCGGCTGCTTATGCCCTCGCACGCTTACGCCCTTGGGGTGGACGAGTTATCCTCGCCAGCGTTCTAATCGTGACCTTATTTCCTGGAATTCTGTTGTTCTTGGGGCTTTTGGAAGTTATCCAAGCGCTCAGACTGGGCAACAACTATCTGGCGCTGATTATACCCTACACTGCCATCAATTTACCGCTGACAATTCTAGTACTCAGAAGCTTTTTCCAACAATTGCCAAAAGATTTGGAAGATTCTGCTAGGGTCGATGGCTACAACACCTTTCAACTACTATGGCAAATCGTGTTGCCTATGACCCTTCCCGCCTTGGTGACTACTGGAATTCTCACCTTTATTTTTGCCTGGAACGAGTTTATCTTCGCTCTCACGTTTATGACTCGTGAAGAATTGAAGACAATTCCCGTTGCTGCTGCTCAGTTGGGTGGTGCCACAGTATATGAAATTCCCTACGGTCCCATCGCCGCTGCTACTGTCGTGGGGACGTTACCCCTGGTTTTACTAGTTTTGTTTTTCCAGCGCAGGATTGTTCAAGGTCTTACCGCTGGTGCTGTCAAAGGATAA
- a CDS encoding ABC transporter ATP-binding protein yields MAKLELTNLNKTYSPKIVPVKDVSLTVDNDEFLTLLGPSGCGKSTVLRMIAGLEEPTRGQIKIGDVDVTHKRAADRNIAMVFQSYALYPHMTVYENLASGLRLKKVPSAEIKRRVAEVAEVLGLEELMNRKPGQMSGGQRQRVAVGRALVRNANVYLLDEPLSNLDALLRERVRADLKQIFAAQKVPVVYVTHDQTEAMTLSTKVALLNNGYVQQLDPPERIYNHPANLFVAGFVGSPQMNLLTLPCKGRYAILGNFQVLLPDIPTVPPEIILGIRPENVRIAQPGDTQTIRGRVYLVENLGMHYLVSVRVEGSQTGAITVRALLPTDQNWSGEDITLALPPEDIHWFDVQSGHALVRRQMLGVRS; encoded by the coding sequence ATGGCTAAACTCGAACTCACAAACTTGAATAAAACCTATAGTCCCAAAATCGTCCCTGTCAAAGACGTTAGCTTAACTGTAGATAACGATGAGTTTCTGACTTTACTTGGCCCTTCAGGCTGTGGCAAATCTACCGTCCTACGCATGATCGCGGGTCTTGAGGAACCTACTCGCGGTCAGATCAAGATCGGGGATGTGGATGTCACCCATAAGCGAGCAGCCGATCGCAACATCGCGATGGTATTCCAAAGCTATGCACTCTATCCCCACATGACGGTGTACGAAAACCTCGCTTCTGGACTCAGGCTGAAAAAAGTACCATCAGCAGAAATTAAACGGCGAGTGGCAGAAGTGGCAGAAGTTTTAGGATTAGAAGAGTTAATGAACCGTAAGCCTGGTCAGATGTCTGGAGGTCAACGGCAGAGGGTTGCAGTCGGTCGGGCCTTAGTGCGTAATGCTAATGTGTACCTGCTGGATGAACCTTTAAGTAACCTGGATGCACTGCTGCGCGAACGAGTCCGAGCCGATCTCAAGCAAATTTTTGCAGCACAAAAAGTGCCAGTTGTCTACGTCACCCACGACCAAACAGAAGCGATGACGCTCTCCACGAAAGTGGCTTTGCTCAACAATGGCTACGTACAGCAACTTGACCCGCCCGAGCGCATCTATAATCATCCAGCTAATCTATTTGTGGCTGGATTTGTTGGCAGTCCGCAAATGAATTTACTGACTCTACCTTGTAAAGGAAGATACGCGATACTGGGCAACTTCCAAGTGCTTCTCCCAGATATACCAACTGTACCACCCGAGATTATCCTGGGAATCCGTCCAGAAAACGTCCGCATTGCCCAACCAGGTGATACCCAGACTATCCGAGGGCGAGTGTATCTAGTGGAAAACTTGGGTATGCATTATTTGGTCAGTGTCAGAGTTGAGGGTTCACAAACCGGAGCGATTACGGTACGTGCTTTGTTACCAACAGACCAAAATTGGAGTGGCGAGGATATTACACTGGCATTGCCCCCTGAAGATATTCACTGGTTTGATGTTCAATCTGGCCATGCTCTTGTTAGAAGGCAAATGTTAGGTGTGAGAAGTTAG